From Chryseobacterium salivictor, a single genomic window includes:
- the bshB1 gene encoding bacillithiol biosynthesis deacetylase BshB1: MKVDILAIGAHPDDVELGCGGTLAKLISEGKTVAIVDLTEGELGTRGTNVTRAEEAGNASKILGISDRTNLKMKDGFLLNTEEYQMQIVKMIRKYQPEIVLANAVDDRHPDHAKAAKLVSDACFLSGLVKIETHLENENQEAWRPKHIFHYIQWKHITPDFVVDISDFMPKKIEACLAFKTQFYDPNSDEPMTPIASKDFLESLTYRAQDLGRLSGVAFAEGFTTEKLIAFKNFDGIIL, encoded by the coding sequence ATGAAAGTAGATATTTTAGCAATTGGAGCACATCCTGACGATGTAGAACTGGGATGCGGCGGAACTTTAGCAAAACTGATTTCAGAAGGGAAAACGGTTGCTATCGTTGATTTAACCGAAGGTGAACTCGGAACCCGCGGAACAAATGTCACCAGAGCAGAGGAAGCCGGAAACGCCTCAAAGATTTTAGGGATTTCTGACCGTACCAATCTGAAAATGAAAGATGGTTTTCTTTTGAATACAGAAGAGTACCAAATGCAGATTGTGAAAATGATCCGTAAATATCAGCCTGAGATTGTTTTGGCCAATGCTGTTGACGACCGCCATCCTGATCATGCTAAAGCAGCGAAATTGGTCTCTGATGCCTGTTTTCTTTCGGGGCTTGTCAAAATAGAAACTCATTTGGAAAATGAAAATCAGGAAGCGTGGCGCCCGAAACATATTTTCCATTATATTCAGTGGAAGCACATTACACCGGATTTCGTGGTTGATATTTCAGATTTCATGCCGAAGAAGATTGAAGCTTGTCTTGCTTTCAAAACCCAGTTTTACGATCCGAATTCTGATGAGCCGATGACGCCGATTGCTTCCAAAGACTTCCTGGAAAGCCTCACTTACCGGGCTCAGGACTTGGGTCGGCTGTCTGGAGTGGCCTTTGCAGAGGGGTTTACGACAGAAAAATTGATTGCTTTCAAAAATTTTGACGGAATAATTTTGTAG